The bacterium Unc6 genome includes the window TTGTAAAGACAAAACTAAAGTTAGAATATCCAATCCCAATTGGGTCTCTTCTAGATGCTTCAAGTAATCCTGGGTCACCAAATATACCCACACCACGCAAATCTTCTTGCTTCTTACCTAAGTATGCTGCCCAAGTTGCTGCCGCACCGCAAGAATCAGAGCGGGTATAGACATGGATTGGTCTACCTACCTTCCGTCCAACTACTTCATCCCAAGTAGTAATTATGCCGCTGATATAAATGTCAATCCAGGTCTGTCTCTTTACACCTTTTTTTAGAAGGTCTTGCAGTACTGGATTTTTATCACTTATCGTTGGATATACTGCATCATGCAAAATGTAAATTGGCACTATCCCTTTCTTAATCTCTGCCGGGTCAGGGTCACGAGAGACCATTCCGATATCAACTAATCCGGCAATCGCATCTGCCGCGCCTTTTCCGGCGCCGCCGGCAGAGACATCAATTCTCACACCGGGGTGTTTTTTCCGGAATGCTTCCGCCCAAGCAACCGCAGTCGGATAAATTGCCCAGGCTCCCGATAACGTTACCGTTCCTTTGAGTTCTTTTTCCTGACTAAACCCAATTTTTCCGCTTAACAACAAAACAACTATTAATAAAATATTTATCATTTTAGTCATCTGATTTCCCTCCGTTTTTTATTTTTCCGATCATCTGCTCATCAATTTTACTATTTTGTTTTATTTCCATATTCTTAAATATTATATTTTGTGATTTTTGGTTTCTCTACCACTCAAATCCCATCTCCATCTACATTTTTCAAAGGCCGCGTATGGATTCCGCATTCGCCGCCGCATTTGCTTGTGCCAACCCAGCGTCCGGCACGCTCATTTTCGTCGGTGGTAATTTGCGTGCAGGTAAAACAATCAAGAGAGCGGTAGCCTTCTTGATAAATCGGATTTACCCGCACAGAATATACTGCCAGATATTGCCAGACCTCCCGTTCTTTCCAGATTAAAATCGGATTTAATTTAAGCAACCCTTTATCGCGCTCCTCTACCTCTTTATAATCGGTACGGGTGCGGCCTTCGGTGCAACGTAAACCCGTTACCCAGCAGGTCGCCTCCATCTCTCTAATTGCGCGACTGGTCGGCTCTACCTTTAATAAATCGCAGCATCGGTTTGGATCTGTCCGATACAGCCCTTCGGGAATATCCGCATCATTCTTATAGATTTTTAGTTCCGGATATCTTTCAACCTCCTGGAACATAAATTCAATGGTCTCTTTGTGTTGGAATCTGGTGGTGACAATAAACCCTCTTATTTTGGGGCTGACACGCTTGGCTAGATCCCATACCGCCACTGAATCTTTACCCAGGCTGTTGGCCACAACCAATCCGTCACCGTAAACTTTTAATGCTTCGGAGATGAGTTCAATTGACCTGTCCACTTTCTGCTTGAAACTCAATGTTTCCACCAACACCTTCACATCAGCAGTTTTTGCCTTTTCTAACAATCCCATTTTAACTTCCTCCTTTTTTGATTATTTTGTCTATTATATTAGTAGACAAATATGGTAAAAAAATTACGACAGCGCCTTTGCCAAATCATCTTTTAAGTCAATTTTATTTTCAATGCCGACGGATAGACGGATAAGATTTTCTTTTATCCCCCGTTTTGACCTCTCTTCTGCAGATAGAGAACTGTGAGTCATTTTTGTAGGATAACAGGCGAGCGATTCAACCCCGCCCAGCGACTCCGCCAGCAGGAACAATTTTAATTTTGATACGAATTTTTCAACGGCGGGAAAGCCGCCTTTTATCTCAAAACTTATCATCCCTCCGAAACCGCTCATCTGTTTTTTTGCAAGATTATATTGTTTACTACCCGGCAATCCCGGATAATAGACTCGTTGTCGGGCTGACTAACCTTCAGTTTTTGCCAGCGCCTGCTCCAAATCCTCGATTATATCCTCGATATTCTCCAATCCCACGGAGAGTCTCACCAGGTTATCGAAGATACCCACCTTCTCCCGGAACTCCTTCGGCATCGAGGCATGGCTCATGGTAGCCGGGTGCTCTACGAGGGAATTAGCGCCGCCAAGGGACTCCGCTAGAATGAATAGCTCGACACCTCTCAAGAACGAGTTAACCTCGCCATTTATCTCGAAGGACACCATCCCGCCGAAACCGTCCATCTGCCGGGCGGCGATCTCATGACCCGGATGAGACTTCAGTCCGGGATAGAATACCCTGCTTACCCGGGGGTGTTTCTCCAGAAATGAGGCGACCGCGGCAGCAGACATCGCATGCTGCTTAACCCTCAAAGGCAGGGTCTTGATCCCGCGAAGCACCAGCCAGCAGTCAAAGGGTGAGGCACAGGTGCCCAGAGCATTCAAGAGAAATTGCACCTTTTGGGTTAGATCATCGGTAGCGGTCACTATCGCCCCACCGACAACATCGCAGTGGCCGTTGAGATACTTGGTAGTAGAATGCACCACCAAATCAACGCCATACTCAATTGGCCGCAGGAAACAGGGCGTGGGAAAGGTATTATCCGCCATGGTCAACAGATTATGCTTTCGGGCAATATCTACCACCATCTCTACATCCGTGATATTTAGCAGCGGATTGGAGGGGGTCTCGATCCATATCATCCTGGTATTGGGCCTTATGGCATCCTCGATCTCCCGTCTGTTATTCAGACGTAGGAAGGTAAACTCCAATCCGAAGTTGGTCATCACATCTTGAAACAGACGGTAGGTTCCGCCGTAGATGTCATCTCCGGAGATCACATGGTCTCCGGCCTTCAGCAAATATATTGCGGTGGCTTCGGCAGCCATGCCGGTGGCAAAGGCAAATCCCGCCTTTCCGCCCTCGAGCCTGGCGATGGTCTCCTCCAACACCTTCCTGGTGGGGTTGGAGGTGCGAGAATAGTCGTAGCCCCTGGTCTTGCCCACATCCTCAAAGGCAAAGGTGGAGGTCTGATAGATCGGTGTGATTAATGCGCCGGTGGTGGGATCGGGCTTTTCGCTGCCATGAATCGCTAATGTTTCGAATCTCATATTTCTTCTCCTTCCTTTTCTCTTTGCAGGGGGGCTTCTCTATCCCCACTGAAGCCTCCAACATCTCCGGTCGCCTTTCGAGCCTGTCCTGATACTCATCAGCACCGGTCCGATCGCCTCAGCCGTGGGATCGGGTAGCCTTTCATGCAGTTGCTTCCGAATCGAAAGAGAATAACGGAGTGGACACATATCTCTCACCCGAGTCAGGGAAGACAACGACAATGAGTTTCCCCTTGTTTTGCGGCCTTTTCGCCACCTGTAAAGCTGCCCACATGGCTGCCCCCGAAGATATGCCACAGAGTATCCCTTCTTCTTTAGCCACTCTTCTGGCTGTAGTGAAGGCATCTTCATTTGTTACAGTGATGACCTCATCAAGAATTTTGCGATTTAGCACCTTCGGCACAAAACCAGCGCCAATCCCCTGTATACGATGCGGTCCTGGTCTACCTCCGGAAAGCACCGGAGATGCTTCTGGTTCCACCCCGATTGCTTGAAAAGAAGGCTTGCGCTTCTTAATTACCTCCGATACCCCGGTAACCGTCCCTCCTGTACCGATACCTGCAACCAGGATATCCACTCTACCACCGGTATCCTCCCAGATTTCCTCCGCCGTGGTTAGACGATGGACATGTGGATTAGCCAGATTTTCAAACTGCTGGGGGACAAAGCTGCCCCGGATCTGGCGATGCAGCTCCTCTGCCTTGCTAATAGCGCCCTTCATCCCCTCTGAACCTGGTGTAAGTACAACCTCAGCCCCTAATATCTGCAGAATCTTCCGGCGCTCTATCGACATCGTCTCGGGCATAGTTAAAACCAGGCGATATCCCATGGCGGCGCAGGCAAGAGCCAACCCAATCCCGGTGTTCCCGGAGGTAGGCTCTATAATCACCATCCCCGGCTTAAGCAACCCCACTCTCTCTGCTGCCTCGAGCATGGCTGCGCCGATTCTATCCTTCACGCTGTTTAAGGGATTAAACGACTCCAGCTTGGCTACTACCTCGGCTCCGCAATCGCGTGTCAGCCGATTTATCCTGACAAGAGGAGTGCAGCCAATTACCCGGGTTATATCCTGGTAAATCTTACCTCGAAAATTCTTCTCCCGAATCGGAACTTCATCCGGAGATTCAATTTGATTTATGTTCATCCATCTTCTCCTCAATTAAATAACATAATCTAAAGCCTCGCCAATAACATCGAAGCGATAAATCTGGAAAATACGGTTCTCCAACTCCACTAATTCTTTGTTGCCACGCATTCTCGGTCTGGGGACATCTACGGAAATGATATTGCGGACCGTACCCGGCTGAGGTGAAAATACGATTATGCGGTCAGCAAGATATACCGCCTCCTCAATGTCATGAGTTACGAAAACGACAGTCTTTTGCATAATTTTCCAGATGTTTAAAAGATCATCCTGTAGTTTTTCCCGCGAAAGAGCATCAATTGCCGCAAAGGGCTCATCCATCAGGATAATCTTTGGTTCCACCGAAAGAGCCCTAGCCAGGGCAACACGCTGACGCATTCCTCCTGAAAGTTGGGAGGGATATCTATTTTCAGCACCGCTCAAACCCACAAGGCTTAAGTACCTTCTAGCCAGTTGCTCCCTTTCCCCGCTCAATACACCACGCAGTTTCAAGGTAAAAAGCACGTTTTCTAATGCGGTCATCCATGGATAAATACTATAATCCTGGAAAATCATAGCAATATCAAACTTCGGGGTGTCTCGAAACAGGTTATTGGCGATCGGTGACAGGAAGCGGTATTTCTTTTGATAAGCATCCATTTCCTTGCGTGTGTGAGGGAGTGGTTCTAATACCATCTTATCCTGCATGTAGACCTGTCCCTCAGATGGGGCCTGTAACCCTGCCAGGATTTCCAGGAAAGTAGACTTGCCGCAACCGGTAGGACCAACGATAGCCACAAACTCGCCATCTTCGATTTTTAATGAGACGGATAAAACTGCAGTATTCCCCTCGGCTATTCCATTAGGGTTAATTACTGAAAAGAACTTGGTGATTTCCCTGGCTTCGATCATGGCTGATTACCTCCCCGCCTTCCAGAAAGCGAGTTTAAGTTCAAGGTGCTTCATGATTTCAATGAGAAACCAGCCCATAAAACCCAGGGTAAGCATACAAACCACCATCCTGTCTATGCGAAAGAATTCCTTGGATTCCACCAAAAGCCAGCCAATGCCATTAGGGGCGCCGTACATCTCGGCTATTACCAGCATCACCAGCCCCAGGGCTATGCCGATTTTAATCCCCATAATCACAGAGCCAAGCGCAGCAGGAACATAGACATGCTTAATCAAAGTAAATTCACTGGCACCATAAACCCGCGCCGAGGCAATATACCTTGGCTCAGTATCTTTCACCGCCTGATAAGTGTTAAAAAGAATGGGATAAAAAGCACCCAGGAAAACCAAAAAGGTCTGCATTGGCAGCCCCACACCAAGGAAGATAATGGTAATAGGCACCCAGGCTGGCGGCGGAATCGGAGCCAAAATCTGGAAGAGTGGCAAGCTATGCCGACGGAGAAACATATTCCAGCCCATCAGAATCCCTATTGGAAAAGCGAGCAATAAGCCCAAAACTAAACCTGAGAAGAACCTTAAAAGGCTGCTACCAAGGTGTCCCATGAAGTCATGCTCGACGAGAAGGTCCCAGAAGGTAAGGGCAACGGTCGACGGTGGGGGTATCAAGGTCTGTGGGACAACGCCAAGACGAGGAAGGAACTCCCACAACAAAAGAATAGGAACGGCCACGGTAAGGAATTCGCGGGTAATAATGCTGCCAAAGGAATTTTTAGCAAAAGTCCGGAACTCTTTCGTTACTAAGTTTAACCCCTTTGTTTCATAAGTAATAGTCCTGCTTACGGCTGTTTCTTCCACAAGTAATCCTCCCTAAATTCTTGCTCTTTGTCATTCCCGCGAAAGCGGGAATCCAGGAAATGGCCAGGGATTCTGGATTGTCCGGTCAAGCCGGACAATGACTACTTGGTGATTTTAGTATCAATAACTAATTTTGCAAGGCACTAATTCTTCTCAATCACGGTCACGTGTCCGTCCTCTTGAATCTTAATTTCCACAGGTCTCTCAGCAAACCCCCAGGTTATCCCCTTAAACTCTTGCGCAAACATCCTGTCCCCAGGGTTTTCCTTGATATGACCTAACTCGACCAAGTCATCCCCCAACTGCTTGTAGCCCTGTTCATTTATGTAGATGGTGAACCCTAATCTTGGATTGCCATGTCTAATGGCATCTTTGGGCGCCCCTGTATATTTATGGGCGATCTCGACGATAACATCTGCTTGAGGTCCCTCCTTACGGATGATAGCATTAGCTTCATTTACCGCCTCGACAAACCTCTTCAGTGCATCGGCATCGCTTGCCAAAAATCCCGCTCTTGCGTTGATAGTACGGCAGGGGATAGCCAGAGAAACTTCTCGGAAAAGCACTCTGAATCCTTTCAATTCCACTATGCTGGCATGAGGCTCTTCCAAAATTGCGCCGTCAATCTGGCCTGCCTCAAGGGCAGCAATTGCCGGTCCTCCGGCAAGCTTTACCAGGTTAAATTCAGCGCCTTCCCCTCTTGCTGCTTTGGTTATGCTAATTACCGCTTCACAAGCTGGCGATATCCCGGCAATGTTCTTCCCCTTCAAATCTCTCAGTGTTTCAATGGGTGAACCAGCGGGAACAACCAAAACTGAAGTGCAGGGCTCTTTAACCTGAGCAATTATCTGCATAGGTGCACCGCCAGCTATGGCGGCGATGGCTACTGTGGGACAGGACCAGAACACATCTGCTGCCCCAGCAACCACAAGATCCCTGGCTGCAGACAGGCTTTTGACGGGCTGAATCTCAACTTCCAGGCCATGCTTTCCAAAAAGCCCCTTCTCCTGAGCGACATACAGGTTTAAATGATGCGTGGACCAAGCATCAGCAACAATGATTTTGGTTAAAACATCTTCTGGGTCGCCAACAGGAGCTGGCCGAAACCAGTCCGTGACCAAAACCATTCCAACCACAATCACCAATACTAGCGTAACCGCCAGACTAACCCACAACCACTTTTGATTTCGAGTAGCTTTATTCATTTTGACACTATCCTCCTCTCTTTACATTTACAAATACGGCTCTTCTCCCAAAAGTGTAGTTATCCACAGGGTAGTATCCCCCTTTATGGGCAATGTAGTGTAGATGGGCGTCCGAGAACGGGAGAAGCCCC containing:
- a CDS encoding cysteine synthase A, whose amino-acid sequence is MNINQIESPDEVPIREKNFRGKIYQDITRVIGCTPLVRINRLTRDCGAEVVAKLESFNPLNSVKDRIGAAMLEAAERVGLLKPGMVIIEPTSGNTGIGLALACAAMGYRLVLTMPETMSIERRKILQILGAEVVLTPGSEGMKGAISKAEELHRQIRGSFVPQQFENLANPHVHRLTTAEEIWEDTGGRVDILVAGIGTGGTVTGVSEVIKKRKPSFQAIGVEPEASPVLSGGRPGPHRIQGIGAGFVPKVLNRKILDEVITVTNEDAFTTARRVAKEEGILCGISSGAAMWAALQVAKRPQNKGKLIVVVFPDSGERYVSTPLFSFDSEATA
- a CDS encoding sulfonate ABC transporter permease, with the protein product MEETAVSRTITYETKGLNLVTKEFRTFAKNSFGSIITREFLTVAVPILLLWEFLPRLGVVPQTLIPPPSTVALTFWDLLVEHDFMGHLGSSLLRFFSGLVLGLLLAFPIGILMGWNMFLRRHSLPLFQILAPIPPPAWVPITIIFLGVGLPMQTFLVFLGAFYPILFNTYQAVKDTEPRYIASARVYGASEFTLIKHVYVPAALGSVIMGIKIGIALGLVMLVIAEMYGAPNGIGWLLVESKEFFRIDRMVVCMLTLGFMGWFLIEIMKHLELKLAFWKAGR
- a CDS encoding ABC transporter ATP-binding protein encodes the protein MIEAREITKFFSVINPNGIAEGNTAVLSVSLKIEDGEFVAIVGPTGCGKSTFLEILAGLQAPSEGQVYMQDKMVLEPLPHTRKEMDAYQKKYRFLSPIANNLFRDTPKFDIAMIFQDYSIYPWMTALENVLFTLKLRGVLSGEREQLARRYLSLVGLSGAENRYPSQLSGGMRQRVALARALSVEPKIILMDEPFAAIDALSREKLQDDLLNIWKIMQKTVVFVTHDIEEAVYLADRIIVFSPQPGTVRNIISVDVPRPRMRGNKELVELENRIFQIYRFDVIGEALDYVI
- a CDS encoding cystathionine gamma-synthase: MRFETLAIHGSEKPDPTTGALITPIYQTSTFAFEDVGKTRGYDYSRTSNPTRKVLEETIARLEGGKAGFAFATGMAAEATAIYLLKAGDHVISGDDIYGGTYRLFQDVMTNFGLEFTFLRLNNRREIEDAIRPNTRMIWIETPSNPLLNITDVEMVVDIARKHNLLTMADNTFPTPCFLRPIEYGVDLVVHSTTKYLNGHCDVVGGAIVTATDDLTQKVQFLLNALGTCASPFDCWLVLRGIKTLPLRVKQHAMSAAAVASFLEKHPRVSRVFYPGLKSHPGHEIAARQMDGFGGMVSFEINGEVNSFLRGVELFILAESLGGANSLVEHPATMSHASMPKEFREKVGIFDNLVRLSVGLENIEDIIEDLEQALAKTEG